A genomic window from Cupriavidus basilensis includes:
- a CDS encoding M30 family zinc metallopeptidase gives MRGPLLRQRAGLLAALLAAMSVAACGGGGDAPAAAQATASPSVPVASAPVPPTLAPACGGCSAVDASNYSGSGVGVWSASNTTGAPADVPVAIGGVNGKAVTLLYTNGATAQAMPSGLSLSVIQSVLGNLSIQSVSSGQDEQTLRDIAEFNRAGWAALAGGKQVASLSEIAPPPPLASVLNDTKSWYHTDGTRRAATLVKQVSTADATTVNIWVETTESAPGKVTGALVDTLAAAFAGGGGIYDMLTSVGGPLWGPHSYNNLISGSGQPVDIVVLNFDHNSAPFGTVGYFWGLHNLKATSDARSNESLSLYLDSETLYLGGTEGLKSMKMTMAHEGMHMQNFYRRGVKAGQQYAFDSWLEEMSAMMMEDFASQTIDPTYNAIRDVRFRDYVSYGNGNFNCNMLNFTGFGATCESYSVSGSFGGFLDRQLGLAFYKDLLGRTSSADSKTVLDQAIKAARPDSGFSQELLRWSVTSNSLMPAATSPARYGYPARVDGGFTLPLIDPDLFRALRKLPVAVPATLQPYGSFPVVRSNVGAAFSETVRVPAGATLSVVVY, from the coding sequence ATGAGGGGTCCTCTCTTGCGCCAACGCGCAGGCCTGCTCGCTGCCCTGCTGGCCGCGATGTCCGTCGCTGCCTGCGGTGGCGGCGGCGACGCGCCGGCTGCCGCCCAGGCAACCGCGAGTCCTTCCGTGCCGGTCGCCAGCGCGCCCGTGCCGCCCACGCTGGCGCCGGCCTGCGGCGGCTGCAGCGCCGTGGATGCCAGTAATTACTCGGGTTCCGGCGTCGGCGTCTGGTCGGCCTCCAACACCACCGGTGCGCCCGCCGATGTGCCCGTTGCCATCGGCGGCGTGAACGGCAAGGCCGTGACGCTGCTATACACGAACGGCGCCACGGCGCAGGCCATGCCGTCCGGCCTGTCGCTGTCGGTGATCCAGTCCGTGCTGGGCAACCTCTCGATTCAGTCGGTTTCCTCGGGGCAGGACGAACAAACGCTGCGCGACATTGCCGAGTTCAATCGCGCCGGCTGGGCGGCGCTGGCTGGCGGCAAGCAGGTGGCCAGCCTTTCCGAAATCGCGCCGCCACCGCCGCTCGCTTCCGTGCTCAACGATACCAAGAGCTGGTATCACACCGACGGCACGCGCCGCGCGGCCACGCTGGTCAAGCAAGTGAGCACGGCAGACGCCACCACCGTCAACATCTGGGTGGAGACCACCGAGTCTGCGCCTGGCAAGGTTACCGGCGCCCTCGTCGACACGCTGGCTGCCGCCTTCGCCGGCGGCGGTGGCATCTACGACATGCTGACCTCGGTCGGCGGCCCGCTGTGGGGCCCGCACAGCTACAACAACCTTATCTCCGGCAGCGGCCAGCCGGTGGATATCGTGGTGCTCAACTTCGACCACAACAGCGCGCCATTCGGCACCGTGGGCTATTTCTGGGGCCTGCACAACCTGAAGGCCACCTCGGATGCGCGCAGCAACGAGTCGCTGTCGCTCTATCTCGATTCCGAGACCCTATACCTGGGCGGCACCGAAGGCCTGAAGTCGATGAAGATGACGATGGCGCACGAGGGGATGCATATGCAGAACTTCTACCGCCGCGGCGTCAAGGCCGGCCAGCAGTACGCATTTGACAGCTGGCTGGAAGAAATGTCCGCGATGATGATGGAGGACTTCGCCAGCCAGACCATCGACCCCACCTACAACGCGATCCGCGACGTGCGCTTCAGGGACTACGTGAGCTACGGCAACGGCAACTTCAACTGCAATATGCTGAACTTCACCGGCTTCGGCGCCACCTGCGAGAGCTATTCGGTGTCGGGCAGCTTCGGCGGCTTCCTGGACCGGCAACTTGGCCTGGCCTTCTACAAGGACTTGCTGGGCCGGACTTCCAGCGCGGACTCGAAGACCGTGCTCGACCAGGCCATCAAGGCCGCGCGCCCGGACTCCGGCTTCAGCCAGGAACTGCTGCGCTGGAGCGTCACCAGCAATTCGCTGATGCCGGCCGCGACGTCGCCGGCGCGTTACGGCTACCCGGCCCGTGTCGATGGCGGCTTTACGCTCCCGCTGATCGATCCGGACCTGTTCCGCGCCTTGCGCAAGCTGCCGGTGGCCGTGCCCGCCACGCTGCAGCCGTACGGCAGTTTCCCCGTGGTTCGCAGCAATGTGGGCGCCGCCTTCAGCGAGACCGTGCGCGTGCCTGCTGGCGCCACGCTATCCGTCGTGGTGTACTGA
- a CDS encoding substrate-binding domain-containing protein, whose protein sequence is MIRISIQPHLQIRDDSDAAGAPLDVSRLVTLLGHIESTGSISQSAQATGLSYRYAWGILRDAQTLFGGALIDKTRGRGSALSPLAQQLVWASKRIAARLSPTLESLASELEIELKKLADQPGTTLRLHASHGFAVAALHDFLDAHRVRHDLKYCGSLEAVAALAQGACDIAGFHVPIGEFERDMLASFATWIRPQTHCLIQLAVRSQGIFVRPGNPKQVTTLQDLCRADVRFVNRQTGSGTRLLLDLMLKARGIDSGRIEGYSNGEFTHAAVAAYIGSGMADAGFGVETAARRFGLDFVPVLKERYFFVIERERLQSPALAGAVAALRSAGFRQVVDALPGYDGSLTGTVLTLEEAFPERVGPSG, encoded by the coding sequence ATGATTCGCATCTCGATCCAGCCCCACCTCCAAATCCGCGACGACAGCGATGCCGCCGGCGCCCCACTTGACGTGTCCCGCCTGGTCACCTTGCTCGGGCATATTGAAAGCACAGGCAGCATCAGCCAGTCGGCGCAGGCGACCGGCCTGTCCTACCGCTACGCCTGGGGCATCCTGCGCGACGCGCAAACCCTGTTCGGCGGCGCGCTGATCGACAAGACCCGTGGGCGCGGCAGCGCGCTGTCGCCGCTGGCGCAGCAACTGGTGTGGGCCAGCAAGCGCATTGCCGCGCGGCTGTCTCCCACGCTGGAAAGCCTGGCCTCGGAGCTGGAAATCGAACTGAAGAAGCTGGCGGACCAACCCGGCACCACGCTGCGCCTGCACGCCAGCCATGGCTTCGCGGTGGCGGCGCTGCATGATTTCCTGGATGCACACCGGGTGCGCCACGACCTGAAGTACTGCGGCAGTCTTGAGGCGGTTGCAGCACTTGCGCAAGGTGCCTGCGATATTGCCGGCTTCCATGTGCCGATCGGCGAATTCGAGCGGGACATGCTGGCGAGCTTTGCCACATGGATCCGTCCGCAGACCCATTGCCTGATCCAGCTCGCGGTGCGCTCGCAAGGCATCTTCGTGCGCCCCGGCAACCCGAAGCAGGTCACCACGCTGCAAGACCTCTGCCGCGCCGACGTGCGCTTCGTCAACCGCCAGACCGGTTCCGGCACGCGGCTGCTGCTGGACCTGATGCTCAAGGCGCGCGGCATCGACAGCGGGCGCATCGAGGGGTACAGCAATGGCGAGTTCACCCATGCCGCGGTGGCCGCCTATATCGGCAGCGGCATGGCGGATGCGGGGTTCGGCGTGGAGACGGCGGCGCGCCGCTTCGGGCTGGATTTCGTGCCGGTGCTCAAGGAACGGTACTTCTTTGTGATCGAGCGGGAGCGCCTGCAGAGCCCGGCGCTGGCCGGCGCCGTGGCGGCACTCAGGAGCGCCGGTTTCCGCCAGGTGGTGGATGCCCTGCCCGGCTATGACGGTAGCCTGACCGGCACGGTCTTGACGCTGGAAGAGGCGTTCCCCGAGCGCGTGGGCCCGAGCGGCTGA
- a CDS encoding formate dehydrogenase subunit gamma → MSDSAAKPAASAVRDPVARIVAARHEMPGALLPILHEIQDTVGYVPADALPEIARALNLSRAEVHGVVTFYHHFRDSKPGRHVVQVCRAEACQSVGSDALAAHAERALGCGFHETTADGAFTLEPVYCLGQCACGPAVMIDGALAGRVTPQRFDTLIKACADVAVGQEVQA, encoded by the coding sequence ATGTCTGATTCCGCCGCCAAGCCAGCCGCCAGCGCCGTGCGCGACCCGGTCGCCCGTATCGTGGCCGCCCGCCACGAGATGCCGGGCGCCTTGCTGCCCATCCTCCACGAGATCCAGGACACGGTAGGCTATGTGCCCGCCGACGCCTTGCCCGAGATTGCCCGCGCGCTCAACCTGTCGCGTGCCGAGGTGCATGGCGTGGTCACCTTCTATCACCACTTTCGCGACAGCAAGCCGGGCCGGCACGTGGTGCAGGTATGCCGCGCGGAAGCGTGCCAGTCGGTTGGCAGCGATGCCCTTGCCGCGCACGCCGAGCGCGCGCTGGGCTGCGGATTCCATGAAACCACCGCCGATGGCGCGTTCACGCTGGAGCCGGTGTATTGCCTCGGCCAGTGCGCCTGCGGCCCGGCCGTGATGATCGACGGGGCGCTGGCTGGCCGTGTCACGCCGCAGCGCTTCGATACGCTGATCAAAGCCTGCGCGGACGTGGCTGTCGGGCAGGAGGTGCAAGCATGA
- a CDS encoding formate dehydrogenase beta subunit, with translation MSITVFVPRDSSALAMGADAVARAIAREAAARGASIELVRNGSRGMFWLEPLVEVQTTAGRVAYGPVTPEDVAALFDAGFLAGGAHALALGLTEEIPFLKGQERLTFARMGITDPLSLADYIAHDGYAGLTRALTLDGAQIVQEVTDSGLRGRGGAAFPTGIKWQTVHQAQSPIKYVVCNADEGDSGTFSDRMVMEGDPFMLIEGMTIAGLAVGAEHGYIYVRSEYPHAIAVLESAIGIAQAAGWLGDDLRGSGRRFRLDVRKGAGAYVCGEETALLESLEGKRGVVRAKPPLPAIEGLFGKPTIINNVISLATVPVILARGAQFYRDFGMGRSRGTLPFQIAGNVRQGGLVEKAFGVTLRELLEGYGQGTRSARPIRAVQVGGPLGAYLPVSRLDTPMDYEAFAAFGAVLGHGGIVVFDDTVDMARQARYAMEFCAIESCGKCTPCRIGSTRGVEVIDKIIAGDQPVKHVKLVRDLCDTMLGGSLCAMGGMTPYPVLSALDAFPEDFGVAVPAKAA, from the coding sequence ATGAGCATCACCGTGTTCGTACCCCGCGATTCCAGCGCGCTGGCCATGGGCGCCGATGCGGTGGCCCGCGCCATCGCGCGTGAGGCCGCGGCGCGTGGCGCCAGCATCGAACTGGTGCGCAACGGCTCGCGCGGCATGTTCTGGCTTGAGCCGCTGGTTGAAGTGCAGACCACCGCCGGACGCGTGGCCTACGGGCCGGTTACCCCCGAAGATGTCGCCGCGCTGTTCGATGCCGGCTTCCTGGCTGGTGGCGCGCATGCGCTGGCGCTTGGACTCACCGAGGAAATCCCGTTCCTCAAGGGGCAGGAGCGCTTGACCTTTGCCCGCATGGGCATCACCGATCCGCTCTCGCTTGCCGACTACATCGCACACGATGGCTATGCCGGCCTGACCCGCGCGCTGACGCTGGACGGCGCGCAGATCGTGCAGGAAGTGACCGACTCCGGCCTGCGCGGGCGCGGGGGCGCGGCGTTTCCCACGGGCATCAAGTGGCAGACGGTGCACCAGGCGCAGTCGCCCATCAAGTACGTGGTCTGCAATGCCGATGAAGGCGACTCCGGCACCTTCTCCGACCGCATGGTGATGGAAGGCGACCCGTTCATGCTGATCGAAGGCATGACCATCGCCGGCCTCGCTGTCGGCGCGGAGCATGGCTATATCTACGTGCGCTCTGAATACCCGCACGCCATCGCCGTGCTGGAATCCGCCATCGGCATCGCGCAGGCGGCCGGCTGGCTGGGCGACGATCTGCGCGGCAGCGGCCGGCGCTTCCGGCTGGACGTGCGCAAGGGCGCCGGCGCCTATGTCTGCGGCGAGGAAACCGCGCTGCTGGAAAGCCTGGAGGGCAAGCGCGGCGTGGTGCGCGCCAAGCCGCCGCTGCCGGCCATCGAAGGGCTGTTCGGCAAGCCCACCATCATCAACAACGTGATCTCGCTGGCCACCGTGCCGGTGATCCTCGCGCGCGGCGCACAGTTCTATCGCGACTTCGGCATGGGCCGCTCGCGCGGCACGCTGCCGTTCCAGATCGCCGGCAATGTGCGCCAGGGCGGGCTGGTGGAGAAAGCCTTCGGCGTGACCCTGCGCGAACTGCTCGAGGGCTACGGCCAGGGCACGCGCAGCGCGCGGCCTATCCGCGCGGTGCAGGTGGGCGGCCCGCTGGGCGCGTACCTGCCGGTGTCGCGGCTGGATACGCCGATGGACTACGAAGCCTTCGCTGCGTTCGGCGCGGTGCTGGGGCATGGCGGCATCGTGGTGTTCGACGACACTGTCGACATGGCCAGGCAAGCCCGCTACGCGATGGAGTTCTGCGCCATCGAATCCTGCGGCAAGTGCACGCCGTGCCGGATCGGCTCCACGCGCGGCGTCGAGGTGATCGACAAGATCATCGCGGGCGACCAGCCGGTGAAGCACGTCAAGCTGGTGCGCGACCTGTGCGACACCATGCTGGGCGGATCGCTGTGCGCCATGGGCGGCATGACGCCGTACCCGGTGCTGTCGGCGCTGGACGCATTCCCGGAAGACTTTGGCGTGGCAGTGCCGGCCAAAGCAGCCTGA
- the fdhF gene encoding formate dehydrogenase subunit alpha has product MNTRNEIDFGTPASDSQQQVTLEIDGVDVTVPAGTSLMRAAVQAGVNVPKLCATDSLKSFGSCRLCLVEIEGRRGFPASCTTPAEAGMKVKTQTDKLADLRRGVMELYISDHPLDCLTCPTNGNCELQDMAGVVGLREVRYGYDGANHRAEAKDESNPYFTYDPSKCIVCNRCVRACEETQGTFALTISGRGFDARVTAGQGDSFMDSDCVSCGACVQACPTATLAETSIIRMGQPEHSKVTTCAYCGVGCAFKAEMKGNEVVRMVPYKNGQANEGHSCVKGRFAFGYATHKDRILNPMIRARITDPWREVSWEEAISHAASEFKRIQAKHGREAIGGIVSSRCTNEEGYLVQKLVRAAFGNNNVDTCARVCHSPTGYGLKQTLGESAGTQTFRSVEKADVIMVMGANPTDGHPVFASRMKKRLRAGAKLIVIDPRRIDLVDSPHVRADFHLQLRPGTNVAVVTSMAHVIVSEGLMAESFIAERCEDRAFQQWRDFVMLPENSPEAMAEITGIPAGQLRGAARLYATGGNAAIYYGLGVTEHAQGSTTVMGIANLAMCTGNIGREGVGVNPLRGQNNVQGSCDIGSFPHELPGYRHVSDSTTRGLFESAWNVEISPEPGLRIPNMFEAALSGSFMGLYCQGEDIVQSDPNTQHVSAALSAMECIVVQDIFLNETAKYAHVFLPGSSFLEKDGTFTNAERRISRVRKVMPPKARYADWEATVLLSNALGYPMDYKHPSEIMDEIARLTPTFSGVSYQRLEELGSIQWPCNDAAPEGTPTMHIDAFLRGKGKFIITRYVPTNERVNRKFPLILTTGRILSQYNVGAQTRRTENVMWHDEDRLEVHPHDAEERGIKDGDWVGVQSRAGETVLRAIVSERMQPGVVYTTFHFPESGANVITTDNSDWATNCPEYKVTAVQVMPVAQPSEWQRQYRDFHDQQMQLLQAASAEAGPA; this is encoded by the coding sequence TTGAACACACGCAACGAAATCGACTTCGGCACGCCGGCCAGCGATTCACAACAGCAGGTCACCCTTGAGATCGACGGCGTCGACGTGACCGTGCCCGCCGGCACCTCGCTGATGCGCGCCGCCGTGCAAGCCGGTGTGAACGTGCCCAAGCTGTGCGCCACCGATAGCCTCAAGTCCTTCGGCTCCTGCCGCCTGTGCCTGGTCGAGATCGAAGGCCGGCGGGGCTTCCCCGCCTCGTGCACCACGCCGGCCGAAGCCGGCATGAAGGTCAAGACGCAAACCGACAAGCTGGCCGACCTGCGCCGCGGCGTGATGGAGCTGTATATCTCCGACCATCCGCTGGACTGCCTGACCTGCCCCACCAATGGCAACTGCGAGTTGCAGGACATGGCCGGCGTGGTCGGCCTGCGCGAAGTGCGCTATGGGTACGACGGCGCCAACCACCGCGCCGAGGCCAAGGATGAGTCCAATCCGTATTTCACCTACGATCCCTCCAAGTGCATCGTGTGCAATCGCTGCGTGCGCGCCTGCGAAGAAACCCAGGGCACCTTCGCGCTCACCATCAGCGGCCGCGGCTTCGATGCGCGCGTGACGGCGGGGCAGGGCGACAGCTTCATGGATTCCGACTGCGTGTCGTGCGGCGCCTGCGTGCAGGCGTGCCCTACCGCCACGCTGGCCGAGACCTCCATCATCCGCATGGGGCAGCCGGAGCACAGCAAGGTCACCACTTGCGCTTACTGTGGCGTGGGCTGCGCCTTCAAGGCGGAGATGAAGGGCAATGAAGTGGTGCGCATGGTGCCGTACAAGAATGGCCAGGCCAACGAGGGGCACTCGTGCGTGAAGGGCCGCTTCGCCTTTGGCTATGCGACCCACAAAGACCGCATCCTGAACCCGATGATCCGCGCCAGGATCACGGACCCGTGGCGCGAAGTGTCGTGGGAAGAAGCGATCAGCCACGCGGCTTCCGAGTTCAAGCGCATCCAGGCCAAGCATGGCCGCGAGGCCATCGGCGGTATCGTTTCCTCGCGCTGCACCAACGAGGAAGGCTACCTGGTGCAGAAGCTGGTGCGCGCCGCCTTCGGCAACAACAACGTCGATACCTGCGCGCGGGTCTGCCACTCGCCCACCGGCTACGGCCTCAAGCAGACGCTGGGCGAATCCGCCGGCACGCAGACCTTCCGCTCGGTGGAGAAGGCGGACGTCATCATGGTGATGGGCGCCAACCCGACCGACGGCCATCCCGTGTTTGCCTCGCGCATGAAAAAGCGCCTGCGCGCCGGCGCCAAGCTGATCGTGATCGATCCGCGCCGCATCGACCTGGTCGATTCGCCGCACGTGCGCGCCGACTTCCACCTGCAATTGCGTCCCGGCACCAATGTGGCGGTGGTCACGTCGATGGCCCACGTGATCGTCAGCGAAGGCCTGATGGCCGAGTCGTTCATCGCCGAGCGTTGCGAGGACCGCGCGTTCCAGCAATGGCGCGACTTCGTCATGTTGCCGGAGAACTCGCCGGAGGCCATGGCCGAGATCACCGGCATTCCCGCCGGGCAACTGCGGGGCGCGGCGCGCCTGTACGCCACCGGCGGCAATGCCGCGATCTATTACGGCCTGGGCGTGACTGAACATGCGCAGGGCTCGACCACCGTGATGGGCATCGCCAACCTCGCCATGTGCACGGGCAATATCGGCCGCGAAGGCGTGGGCGTGAACCCGCTGCGCGGACAGAACAACGTGCAGGGCTCGTGCGATATCGGCTCGTTCCCGCATGAACTGCCGGGCTACCGCCACGTGTCGGATTCCACCACGCGTGGGCTGTTCGAATCCGCGTGGAATGTGGAGATCAGCCCGGAGCCGGGCCTGCGCATTCCCAATATGTTCGAGGCCGCGCTGTCCGGCAGCTTCATGGGCCTGTACTGCCAGGGTGAAGACATCGTGCAGTCCGACCCGAACACGCAGCACGTGTCGGCGGCGCTGTCGGCCATGGAGTGCATCGTGGTGCAGGACATCTTCCTCAACGAGACCGCCAAGTACGCACACGTATTCCTGCCGGGCTCGTCCTTCCTGGAGAAGGACGGCACCTTCACCAACGCCGAGCGCCGTATCTCGCGTGTGCGCAAAGTGATGCCGCCCAAGGCCCGCTATGCCGACTGGGAAGCCACCGTGCTGCTGTCCAACGCGCTGGGCTATCCGATGGACTACAAGCATCCTTCGGAGATCATGGACGAGATCGCGCGGCTCACGCCCACTTTCAGCGGCGTCAGCTACCAGCGCCTGGAAGAACTCGGCAGCATCCAGTGGCCGTGCAACGACGCCGCGCCCGAGGGCACGCCGACCATGCACATCGACGCATTCCTGCGCGGCAAGGGCAAGTTCATCATCACCCGCTACGTGCCCACCAACGAGCGCGTGAACCGCAAGTTCCCGCTGATCCTCACCACGGGCCGCATCCTGTCGCAGTACAACGTCGGCGCGCAGACACGCCGCACCGAGAACGTGATGTGGCATGACGAGGATCGCCTCGAGGTCCATCCGCACGACGCCGAGGAACGCGGCATCAAGGACGGCGACTGGGTCGGCGTGCAAAGCCGCGCGGGCGAAACCGTGCTGCGCGCCATCGTCAGCGAGCGCATGCAGCCGGGCGTGGTCTACACCACCTTCCACTTCCCGGAGTCGGGCGCCAATGTGATCACCACCGACAACTCGGACTGGGCGACCAACTGCCCCGAGTACAAGGTCACCGCGGTGCAGGTCATGCCGGTGGCGCAGCCGTCCGAATGGCAGCGCCAGTACCGTGATTTCCACGATCAGCAGATGCAGCTGCTGCAGGCGGCCAGCGCCGAGGCAGGGCCGGCATGA
- the fdhD gene encoding formate dehydrogenase accessory sulfurtransferase FdhD, with protein sequence MTICELAMADAEPVTHSTFEVSRSRLGELALEDDEIAEEVPVALEYNGISHAVMLASPADLEDFALGFSLSEGLVASPRDVYEIETEVRPEGIAVRLRIAAQAFAALKDRRRAMAGRTGCGLCGTESLQEVMRAPAPVSSGASFGDAAMYAAFTQLQTRQELLRHTGATHAAAWLRADGQVALVREDVGRHNALDKLIGALARTGEDRSRGAVLVTSRASYEMVLKTASAGVGVLAAVSGPTALAVRLAIDAGITLAGFVRTGRHVVYSHPQRLHSRTEQP encoded by the coding sequence ATGACAATCTGCGAACTCGCCATGGCCGACGCCGAGCCGGTCACCCACAGCACCTTCGAGGTCAGCCGCAGCCGCCTGGGCGAGCTGGCACTGGAGGACGACGAGATTGCCGAGGAAGTGCCGGTTGCGCTCGAATACAACGGCATCTCGCATGCGGTCATGCTGGCCTCGCCGGCCGATCTCGAAGACTTCGCGCTGGGCTTCAGCCTGAGCGAAGGGCTGGTGGCCAGCCCGCGCGATGTTTATGAGATCGAGACCGAGGTCCGCCCCGAGGGTATCGCGGTGCGGTTGCGCATCGCGGCGCAAGCCTTCGCCGCGCTCAAGGATCGGCGCCGCGCCATGGCGGGCCGTACCGGCTGCGGCCTGTGCGGCACCGAATCGCTGCAGGAAGTCATGCGCGCCCCGGCACCCGTCAGCAGCGGCGCCAGCTTCGGCGACGCGGCGATGTACGCGGCATTCACGCAGTTGCAGACCCGGCAGGAACTGCTGCGCCACACCGGCGCCACGCACGCCGCCGCCTGGCTGCGCGCCGACGGCCAGGTCGCGCTGGTCCGCGAAGACGTGGGCCGCCACAATGCGCTCGACAAACTGATCGGCGCGCTGGCACGCACCGGCGAGGACCGCTCGCGCGGCGCCGTGCTGGTGACCAGCCGCGCCAGCTACGAAATGGTGCTCAAGACGGCCAGCGCCGGCGTCGGCGTGCTCGCGGCCGTCTCCGGTCCGACCGCGCTGGCGGTACGCCTGGCGATCGACGCCGGCATCACGCTCGCCGGCTTTGTGCGCACAGGGCGCCACGTGGTCTACTCTCATCCCCAACGTTTGCACAGCAGGACGGAACAGCCATGA
- a CDS encoding formate dehydrogenase subunit delta, which translates to MNSDNLVKMANQIGTFFEAMPDREEAVADIAGHIKRFWEPRMRRALLARLDGSEDAGLDEIVLLAVTRHRGVLE; encoded by the coding sequence ATGAACTCCGACAATCTCGTCAAGATGGCGAACCAGATCGGCACCTTCTTCGAAGCCATGCCGGACCGCGAAGAAGCGGTGGCCGATATCGCCGGCCATATCAAGCGCTTCTGGGAACCACGCATGCGGCGCGCTTTGCTGGCGCGGCTGGACGGCAGTGAAGACGCCGGGCTGGATGAGATCGTCTTGCTGGCGGTGACGAGGCATCGGGGGGTGTTGGAGTGA
- a CDS encoding transglycosylase domain-containing protein: MERLWSNFLKLVLLLILGAALLGTLAVLVAQRQLPTLDALTTFRQSPGYVPIGEIPPKLTQAVVAIEDDRFYLHDGIDYVGVIRAGVANLSDELSQGASTITMQVARNFFLSRKKTYTRKLYEVLLAYRIEHAMSKDEILELYMNKVYLGQGAYGFAEAAETYFGKPVGELTLAECAMLAGLPKAPSANNPVVNPRRARQRQAYILLRMLELGRIGRGEYDAALLEPLRLK, from the coding sequence ATGGAACGTCTCTGGTCGAATTTTCTCAAGCTGGTGCTGCTGCTCATCCTGGGCGCAGCCCTGCTCGGCACGCTCGCCGTGCTCGTCGCTCAGCGCCAGCTGCCCACGCTGGACGCGCTCACCACTTTCCGCCAGTCGCCCGGCTACGTGCCCATCGGCGAGATACCCCCCAAGCTGACCCAGGCGGTGGTAGCCATCGAGGACGACCGCTTCTACCTGCATGACGGCATCGACTATGTGGGCGTGATCCGCGCCGGCGTGGCCAACCTGTCCGATGAGCTGTCGCAGGGCGCATCCACCATCACCATGCAGGTGGCGCGCAATTTCTTCCTCTCGCGCAAGAAGACCTATACCCGCAAGCTGTATGAGGTGCTGCTGGCTTACCGGATCGAACACGCCATGAGCAAGGACGAGATCCTCGAGCTCTACATGAACAAGGTCTACCTTGGGCAAGGGGCCTATGGCTTTGCCGAGGCAGCCGAGACGTATTTTGGCAAGCCGGTGGGCGAGCTGACTCTGGCGGAATGCGCGATGCTGGCTGGATTGCCGAAGGCGCCTTCGGCGAACAACCCGGTGGTGAATCCTCGTCGCGCCCGGCAGCGGCAGGCGTATATCTTGCTGCGGATGCTGGAGCTGGGGAGGATCGGGAGAGGGGAATATGATGCGGCGTTGTTGGAGCCGTTGAGGTTGAAGTAG
- a CDS encoding Ldh family oxidoreductase — MKITLQSATRLARDLLAAQGVPTDIANDVAEHLVEADRCGYTSHGLSILPNYQRSLATGNVNPAGRAECVLDRDSLLVFDGNGGFGQHVGKCVIETAIERVRQHGHCIVTLRRSHHLGRMGHYGEMVAKERFVLLSFTNVINRSPVVAPYGGRTARLTTNPLCFAGPMPNGRPPLVVDIATSAIAINKARVLAEKGEPAPENSIIDGDGNPTTDAGAMFSEHPGALLPFGGHKGYALGVVAELLAGVLSGGGTIQPENPRGGVATNNMFAVLMNPELDLGLSWQGAEVEAFVNYLHDTPPAPGFDNVQYPGEFEAANRALTTTHLEVNPAIWRNLETLAKELGVALPAG; from the coding sequence ATGAAGATAACACTGCAATCCGCCACCCGGCTCGCCCGCGACCTGCTCGCCGCGCAAGGCGTGCCGACCGACATCGCCAACGACGTGGCCGAGCACCTGGTCGAGGCCGACCGCTGCGGCTACACCAGCCATGGCCTGTCGATCCTGCCCAACTACCAGCGCTCGCTCGCAACCGGCAACGTCAACCCGGCGGGCCGCGCCGAATGCGTGCTCGACCGCGACAGCCTGCTGGTGTTCGACGGCAACGGCGGCTTCGGCCAGCACGTGGGCAAGTGCGTCATCGAGACCGCCATCGAGCGCGTGCGCCAGCACGGCCACTGCATCGTCACGCTGCGCCGCTCGCACCACCTGGGCCGCATGGGCCACTACGGCGAGATGGTGGCCAAGGAGCGCTTCGTGCTGCTGAGCTTTACCAATGTGATCAACCGCTCCCCGGTAGTGGCCCCCTACGGCGGGCGCACCGCGCGGCTGACCACCAACCCGCTGTGCTTCGCCGGGCCGATGCCCAACGGCCGCCCGCCCCTGGTGGTGGATATCGCCACCAGCGCCATCGCCATCAACAAGGCCCGCGTGCTGGCCGAGAAAGGCGAGCCCGCGCCGGAGAACAGCATCATCGATGGCGACGGCAACCCCACCACCGATGCCGGGGCCATGTTCAGCGAACACCCGGGCGCGCTGCTGCCCTTCGGCGGCCACAAGGGCTATGCGCTCGGCGTGGTCGCCGAACTGCTCGCGGGCGTGCTGTCAGGCGGCGGCACCATCCAGCCGGAGAACCCGCGCGGCGGCGTGGCCACCAACAATATGTTCGCGGTGCTGATGAACCCGGAACTGGACCTGGGGCTGAGCTGGCAAGGCGCGGAGGTGGAAGCCTTCGTCAACTACCTGCACGACACGCCGCCCGCCCCGGGCTTTGACAACGTGCAATACCCGGGCGAGTTCGAAGCCGCCAACCGCGCGCTAACCACCACCCACCTGGAAGTGAACCCTGCGATCTGGCGCAACCTGGAAACGCTGGCAAAGGAACTTGGCGTGGCACTGCCGGCGGGCTGA